Proteins co-encoded in one Streptomyces sp. SLBN-31 genomic window:
- a CDS encoding endonuclease/exonuclease/phosphatase family protein produces the protein METSEQLPNSHTEPDGSAVIRVLSYNIRSMRDDTDALARVIGACAPDLVLVQEAPRFFRWRKKLARLAAASGQVVLTGGATAAGPAILCHLRATVERTEDVLLPLTPGQHRRGFATAVVRFGAARVGVLSCHLSLQQDERHEQAGMLLDRLAGLGVDHAIAGGDVNDRPTGRAFTRLTEGLQDCWATAPWGGEFTFAPAAPFQRIDAIFATKGVEVLGCGVPLGVPGVTETDLRAATDHLPVLAALRVPAA, from the coding sequence ATGGAGACGAGCGAGCAGCTGCCCAACTCCCACACCGAGCCGGACGGTTCGGCCGTCATCAGGGTCCTGAGCTACAACATCCGCTCGATGCGCGACGACACCGACGCCCTCGCCCGGGTGATCGGCGCCTGCGCCCCCGACCTGGTCCTCGTCCAGGAGGCCCCGCGGTTCTTCCGCTGGCGCAAGAAGCTGGCCCGCCTCGCGGCCGCCTCCGGGCAGGTCGTCCTCACCGGGGGTGCCACGGCCGCGGGACCGGCGATCCTGTGCCATCTGCGCGCCACTGTCGAGCGCACCGAGGACGTGCTCCTGCCCCTCACCCCGGGCCAGCACCGCCGGGGCTTCGCCACCGCCGTCGTCCGGTTCGGCGCGGCCCGCGTCGGCGTACTGAGCTGCCACCTCTCCCTGCAGCAGGACGAGCGCCACGAGCAGGCCGGCATGCTCCTGGACCGGCTCGCGGGCCTGGGCGTCGACCACGCGATCGCCGGGGGCGACGTGAACGACCGGCCCACCGGACGCGCCTTCACCCGCCTCACCGAGGGCCTGCAGGACTGCTGGGCCACCGCCCCCTGGGGCGGCGAGTTCACCTTCGCGCCCGCCGCGCCCTTCCAGCGCATCGACGCGATCTTCGCGACCAAGGGCGTCGAGGTCCTCGGCTGCGGCGTCCCCCTGGGCGTCCCCGGCGTGACGGAGACGGACCTGAGGGCGGCCACGGACCACCTCCCGGTCCTGGCCGCCCTCAGGGTCCCCGCCGCCTAG
- a CDS encoding ROK family glucokinase — MGLTIGVDIGGTKIAAGVVDEEGNILSTHKVPTPGTPEAIVDAIASAVEGARAGHEIVGVGIGAAGYVNRQRSTVYFAPNIDWRQEPLKEKVEARVGLPVVVENDANAAAWGEYRFGAGKGHRNVICITLGTGLGGGIIIGNKLRRGHFGVAAEFGHIRMVPDGLLCGCGSQGCWEQYASGRALVRYAKQRANATPERADTLLALGDGTPDGIEGKHISIAARQGDPVAVDSYRELARWVGAGLADLASLFDPSAFIVGGGLSDEGELVLDPIRKSYKRWLVGGNWRPVADVIAARLGNEAGLVGAADLAREPDPIM, encoded by the coding sequence ATGGGACTCACCATCGGCGTCGACATCGGCGGTACCAAGATCGCGGCCGGCGTGGTCGACGAGGAAGGCAACATCCTCTCCACGCACAAGGTGCCGACCCCGGGCACGCCCGAGGCGATCGTGGACGCCATCGCCTCCGCCGTGGAGGGCGCGCGCGCCGGGCACGAGATCGTCGGTGTCGGCATCGGGGCGGCCGGTTACGTCAATCGGCAGCGCTCCACCGTCTACTTCGCACCGAACATCGACTGGCGCCAGGAGCCGCTGAAGGAGAAGGTCGAGGCCCGCGTCGGCCTGCCCGTCGTGGTCGAGAACGACGCCAACGCGGCCGCCTGGGGCGAGTACAGGTTCGGCGCCGGCAAGGGCCACCGCAACGTCATCTGCATCACCCTCGGCACCGGCCTGGGCGGCGGCATCATCATCGGCAACAAGCTGCGCCGCGGACACTTCGGCGTGGCCGCCGAGTTCGGCCACATCCGGATGGTCCCGGACGGCCTGCTGTGCGGCTGCGGCTCGCAGGGCTGCTGGGAGCAGTACGCCTCCGGTCGCGCCCTCGTCCGGTACGCCAAGCAGCGCGCCAACGCCACCCCCGAACGCGCCGACACCCTCCTCGCCCTCGGCGACGGCACCCCCGACGGCATCGAGGGCAAGCACATCTCCATCGCCGCCCGCCAGGGCGACCCGGTCGCCGTCGACTCCTACCGCGAGCTGGCCCGCTGGGTCGGCGCCGGCCTCGCCGACCTCGCCTCCCTGTTCGACCCCTCCGCGTTCATCGTCGGCGGCGGCCTCTCCGACGAGGGCGAACTGGTCCTCGACCCGATCCGCAAGTCCTACAAGCGCTGGCTGGTGGGCGGCAACTGGCGCCCGGTGGCCGACGTCATCGCGGCCCGGCTCGGCAACGAGGCGGGCCTGGTGGGTGCGGCGGACCTGGCCCGGGAACCCGACCCGATCATGTAG
- a CDS encoding DUF5304 domain-containing protein produces the protein MSEELPPSDAGEKDAVDEVRATDADAWATACAEDLAAEKARRRAEHGRPPVSAAEELRKLVDVVSEKLSSIQSPLLGAVAGPAAQEVVKQVVQQAKAAVEPVMERNPDVFDHLAAAGGELLAAYRSAVQAQERRWTSRPTDLHKDLDDNRGGDEGTGPGQRIDLD, from the coding sequence ATGAGCGAAGAGCTCCCCCCGTCGGATGCCGGTGAGAAGGATGCCGTCGACGAGGTGCGGGCGACCGACGCCGACGCCTGGGCGACGGCGTGCGCCGAGGACCTCGCCGCGGAGAAGGCCCGCCGCCGGGCCGAGCACGGCCGGCCGCCGGTGTCGGCCGCCGAGGAACTGCGCAAGCTCGTCGACGTGGTGTCGGAGAAGCTGTCGTCGATCCAGTCGCCGCTGCTCGGCGCGGTCGCGGGGCCGGCCGCCCAGGAAGTGGTGAAGCAGGTCGTCCAGCAGGCCAAGGCCGCCGTCGAACCCGTCATGGAGCGCAACCCCGACGTCTTCGACCACCTGGCCGCCGCCGGCGGCGAACTCCTCGCCGCCTACCGCTCCGCGGTCCAGGCCCAGGAACGGCGCTGGACCAGCCGCCCGACCGACCTGCACAAGGACCTGGACGACAACCGCGGGGGCGACGAGGGCACCGGCCCCGGCCAGCGCATCGACCTGGACTGA